Proteins from one Nakamurella multipartita DSM 44233 genomic window:
- the rpsB gene encoding 30S ribosomal protein S2 codes for MAVVTMRQMLDAGVHFGHQTRRWNPKMKRFIFTERNGIYIIDLQQTLQYVDRAFEFVKETVAHGGTILFVGTKRQAQEAIAEQATRVNMPYVNQRWLGGMLTNFQTVHKRLQRLKDLEAMETSGEFEGRTKKEVLLLTREKDKLAKTLGGIRDMAKVPSAVWIVDTKKEHIAVGEARKLNIPVVAVLDTNCDPDEVDYPVPGNDDAIRSAALLTKVIAEAVAAGLIARSGGAAGGTQEEPLAEWERELLAASEQPVATTADAAAPEAVPAAEVAPAAEAAPTVEAAPADEPATAEA; via the coding sequence ATGGCTGTCGTGACCATGCGCCAGATGCTGGACGCTGGTGTCCACTTCGGACACCAGACCCGGCGCTGGAACCCGAAGATGAAGCGGTTCATCTTCACCGAGCGCAACGGCATCTACATCATCGACCTGCAGCAGACCCTGCAGTACGTCGACCGCGCGTTCGAGTTCGTGAAGGAGACCGTCGCCCACGGCGGCACCATCCTGTTCGTCGGCACCAAGCGGCAGGCCCAGGAGGCCATCGCCGAGCAGGCGACCCGGGTCAACATGCCGTACGTCAACCAGCGTTGGCTCGGTGGCATGCTCACCAACTTCCAGACCGTGCACAAGCGGCTGCAGCGCCTCAAGGATCTCGAGGCCATGGAGACCAGCGGCGAGTTCGAGGGGCGCACCAAGAAAGAGGTGCTGCTGCTCACCCGCGAGAAGGACAAGCTGGCCAAGACCCTGGGCGGCATCCGCGACATGGCCAAGGTCCCCTCGGCCGTGTGGATCGTGGACACCAAGAAGGAGCACATCGCCGTCGGCGAGGCGCGCAAGCTCAACATCCCCGTCGTCGCGGTGCTGGACACCAACTGCGACCCGGACGAGGTCGACTACCCGGTCCCGGGTAACGACGACGCGATCCGCTCGGCCGCGCTGCTGACCAAGGTGATCGCCGAGGCGGTCGCTGCCGGTCTGATCGCCCGCAGCGGTGGCGCCGCCGGTGGCACCCAGGAGGAGCCGCTGGCCGAGTGGGAGCGCGAGCTGCTGGCTGCCAGTGAGCAGCCGGTCGCCACCACCGCTGACGCCGCCGCCCCCGAGGCTGTGCCGGCCGCTGAGGTTGCGCCGGCCGCCGAGGCCGCGCCGACCGTCGAGGCCGCCCCGGCCGACGAGCCGGCGACCGCCGAAGCCTGA
- a CDS encoding phosphatidate cytidylyltransferase, with product MAAQSGSRAGRNLPMAIGVGVGLGGIALLSLLTYRITFLIVIAAAVAVSVWELQGTLLRARGLRISWIPVAAGSVATMALAWPYGPAALGIGIAATTLLCMVWRFRLGADGYLADLSASVFVTVYIGLFAGFATLMLVPADGAQRILTFLILVVANDVGGYAAGVLAGKHPMAPTISPKKSWEGFGGSLAACMLAGALCVWLLLGGHWWVGLLLGVAIAVTATVGDLTESLIKRDLGVKDMGTLLPGHGGLMDRMDSLLPSAVVTWALLTVLVPTLA from the coding sequence ATGGCAGCCCAGAGTGGATCGCGCGCCGGCCGCAACCTGCCGATGGCGATCGGCGTGGGTGTCGGTCTGGGCGGCATCGCCCTGCTGTCGCTGCTGACCTACCGGATCACCTTCCTGATCGTGATCGCCGCGGCGGTCGCGGTGTCGGTGTGGGAGCTGCAGGGCACCTTGTTGCGGGCCCGCGGTCTGCGGATCAGCTGGATCCCGGTGGCCGCCGGGTCGGTGGCCACGATGGCCCTGGCCTGGCCTTACGGTCCGGCCGCCCTGGGCATCGGGATCGCCGCCACCACCCTGCTGTGCATGGTGTGGCGGTTCCGGCTGGGCGCCGATGGCTATCTGGCCGACCTGTCGGCGTCGGTGTTCGTCACCGTCTACATCGGCCTGTTCGCCGGCTTCGCCACCCTGATGCTGGTGCCCGCCGACGGCGCCCAGCGCATCCTGACCTTCCTGATCCTGGTGGTGGCCAATGATGTCGGCGGCTACGCCGCCGGCGTGCTGGCCGGTAAACACCCGATGGCGCCGACCATCTCGCCCAAGAAGTCTTGGGAGGGCTTCGGCGGGTCGCTGGCCGCCTGCATGCTGGCCGGTGCGCTGTGCGTCTGGCTGCTGCTGGGTGGGCACTGGTGGGTCGGGCTGCTGCTCGGCGTCGCCATCGCCGTCACCGCCACCGTCGGCGACCTGACCGAGTCGCTGATCAAGCGGGACCTCGGGGTCAAGGACATGGGCACCCTGCTACCCGGGCACGGCGGCCTGATGGACCGGATGGATTCGCTGCTGCCCTCCGCCGTGGTGACCTGGGCGTTGCTGACCGTGCTGGTGCCGACCCTGGCATGA
- the pyrH gene encoding UMP kinase, with protein sequence MPQVQPRRPFRRVVLKLGGEMFGGGDVGVDPDVVSTVAEQIAEVVAEGIQVAVVIGGGNFFRGAQLHERGMDRARADYMGMLGTVMNCLALQDFLEREHHLDTRVQTAITMGQVAEPYIPRRAERHLEKGRVVIFGAGVGMPYFSTDTTAAQRALEIGAEAVLMAKAVDGVYDMDPRRFPDATMFHEITHREVLEKGLQVADATAFSLCMDNDMPIIVFNLLTDGNIGKAVRGATIGTLVYTPPRQENRTQREGHGE encoded by the coding sequence ATGCCGCAGGTGCAGCCGCGGCGCCCGTTCCGTCGGGTCGTGCTCAAGCTGGGCGGCGAGATGTTCGGCGGCGGCGACGTCGGGGTCGACCCCGACGTCGTCTCCACCGTGGCCGAACAGATCGCCGAGGTCGTCGCCGAGGGCATCCAGGTGGCCGTCGTCATCGGCGGCGGCAACTTCTTCCGGGGCGCCCAGCTGCACGAACGCGGGATGGACCGGGCTCGCGCCGACTACATGGGCATGCTCGGCACGGTGATGAACTGCCTCGCGCTGCAGGACTTCCTGGAGCGCGAGCACCACCTGGACACCCGGGTGCAGACCGCCATCACCATGGGGCAGGTCGCCGAGCCCTACATCCCGCGGCGGGCCGAACGGCACCTGGAAAAGGGTCGGGTGGTCATCTTCGGGGCCGGAGTGGGCATGCCCTACTTCTCCACCGACACCACCGCCGCCCAGCGGGCGCTGGAGATCGGCGCCGAGGCGGTGCTGATGGCCAAGGCCGTCGACGGCGTCTACGACATGGATCCGCGCCGGTTCCCGGACGCGACCATGTTCCACGAGATCACGCACCGCGAGGTGCTGGAAAAGGGCCTGCAGGTCGCCGACGCGACCGCTTTCAGCCTCTGCATGGACAACGACATGCCGATCATCGTGTTCAACCTGCTGACCGACGGCAATATCGGTAAAGCTGTGCGTGGGGCAACCATCGGCACCCTGGTGTACACACCCCCTCGCCAGGAGAACCGGACGCAGCGGGAAGGGCACGGCGAATGA
- a CDS encoding alpha/beta fold hydrolase, whose translation MTPPVVLLHAFPLDSRMFDAIRPAVAARTRLLTPDLRGFGAGPPLGAAAPDLTVLADDVLAELDAAGIDRAIVGGVSMGGYIALNLLRRHPDRIAGLVLADTRSGADDDAARQRRRTAAERADRGEIAAGPDAIAPLVAAGTSDLIRVQLAAIAGAVPAATIAWGQRAMAARPDSTAALAVITVPVLVVVGDQDAVTPPEVARQLAATAPEAELVELAGSGHLTPAEDAVGFADALIGWLSRRF comes from the coding sequence GTGACCCCGCCGGTGGTGTTGTTGCACGCCTTCCCGCTCGACTCCCGGATGTTCGACGCAATCCGGCCGGCGGTGGCCGCCCGTACCCGCCTGCTGACGCCCGATCTGCGTGGCTTCGGCGCCGGCCCCCCGCTCGGCGCGGCCGCCCCCGATCTCACCGTCCTCGCCGATGACGTGCTGGCCGAGCTGGACGCGGCCGGCATCGACCGGGCGATCGTCGGGGGCGTGTCCATGGGTGGGTACATCGCGTTGAACCTGCTGCGGCGGCATCCCGATCGGATCGCCGGGCTGGTGCTGGCCGACACCCGCAGCGGGGCCGACGACGACGCCGCCCGGCAACGCCGCCGCACGGCCGCCGAGCGCGCCGACCGGGGCGAGATCGCCGCCGGGCCGGACGCGATCGCGCCGCTGGTGGCCGCGGGCACCTCCGACCTGATCCGGGTGCAACTGGCGGCGATCGCCGGGGCGGTGCCGGCGGCCACCATCGCCTGGGGCCAGCGGGCCATGGCCGCCCGGCCGGACTCGACCGCGGCCCTGGCCGTGATCACCGTTCCCGTGCTGGTCGTGGTCGGCGACCAGGACGCGGTCACCCCGCCGGAGGTGGCCCGGCAGCTGGCGGCGACCGCGCCGGAGGCCGAACTGGTCGAACTGGCCGGTTCCGGGCACCTGACCCCGGCCGAGGATGCGGTCGGTTTCGCCGACGCCCTGATCGGGTGGCTGAGCCGGCGGTTCTGA
- the tsf gene encoding translation elongation factor Ts — MAISAADVKRLRELTGAGMMDCKKALEESDGDFDKAVEFLRIKGAKDIGKRAERTTANGLVAAVGGALIELDCETDFVAKNAEFQDLGERIVNVAATLDAGITVDAVLAAALGTGTVEDEINALSAKMGEKVELRRVVKYDGATTVYLHKRSADLPPAIGVLVAYEGSSEEAAEAARGAAMQIASLKARYVSRDAIPADVIDSERRIAEATAREEGKPEAALPKIVEGRVNGFFKEAVLTEQASVLDSKKTVGALLSAAGVTVTAFTRFEVGTA; from the coding sequence ATGGCTATCAGCGCGGCTGATGTCAAGCGGCTCCGGGAGCTCACCGGCGCCGGCATGATGGACTGCAAGAAGGCTCTGGAGGAGTCCGACGGCGACTTCGACAAGGCTGTCGAATTCCTGCGCATCAAGGGTGCGAAGGACATCGGCAAGCGGGCCGAGCGCACGACGGCCAACGGCCTGGTGGCCGCGGTCGGCGGCGCGCTGATCGAGCTCGACTGCGAGACCGACTTCGTCGCCAAGAACGCCGAGTTCCAGGACCTGGGGGAGCGGATCGTCAACGTCGCCGCCACCCTGGACGCCGGCATCACCGTCGACGCCGTCCTGGCCGCCGCGCTGGGCACCGGCACGGTCGAGGACGAGATCAACGCGCTCTCGGCCAAGATGGGCGAGAAGGTCGAGCTGCGCCGCGTCGTCAAGTACGACGGCGCCACCACCGTCTACCTGCACAAGCGGTCGGCCGACCTGCCGCCGGCCATCGGCGTGCTGGTCGCCTACGAAGGCTCGTCGGAGGAGGCCGCGGAGGCCGCCCGGGGTGCCGCGATGCAGATCGCCTCGCTCAAGGCCCGCTACGTCTCCCGCGACGCCATCCCGGCCGACGTGATCGACAGCGAGCGGCGCATCGCCGAGGCCACCGCCCGCGAGGAGGGCAAGCCGGAGGCGGCCCTGCCCAAGATCGTCGAGGGTCGGGTCAACGGCTTCTTCAAGGAGGCCGTGCTCACCGAGCAGGCGTCCGTGCTGGACTCCAAGAAGACCGTCGGAGCGCTGCTGTCCGCGGCCGGGGTCACGGTGACCGCGTTCACCCGCTTCGAGGTCGGCACCGCCTGA
- the frr gene encoding ribosome recycling factor, with product MIDEELFDAEEKMEKAVSVAKDDLATLRTGRANPNMFGRIQVDYYGAPTPITQMAAINIPEARMAVIKPYDSSQLHAVEKAIRDSDLGVNPTTDGIVIRVVFPQLTEQRRRELGKTARSKGEDAKVSIRNIRRKCTQVLDKLVKDGEVGEDDVTRAEKELQQITDRYTSQVDEMVKHKEAELLEV from the coding sequence ATGATCGACGAGGAACTCTTCGACGCCGAAGAGAAGATGGAGAAGGCGGTGAGCGTGGCCAAGGACGACCTGGCCACGCTCCGCACCGGCCGGGCCAACCCCAATATGTTCGGCCGCATCCAGGTCGACTACTACGGCGCGCCGACGCCGATCACCCAGATGGCGGCGATCAACATCCCGGAGGCGCGGATGGCGGTCATCAAGCCGTACGACTCCAGCCAGCTGCACGCCGTCGAGAAGGCGATCCGGGACTCGGACCTGGGCGTCAACCCGACCACCGACGGCATCGTCATCCGCGTCGTGTTCCCGCAGCTCACCGAGCAGCGGCGGCGCGAACTGGGCAAGACCGCCCGGTCCAAGGGCGAGGACGCCAAGGTCTCGATCCGCAACATCCGGCGCAAGTGCACGCAGGTGCTGGACAAGCTGGTCAAGGACGGCGAGGTCGGCGAGGACGACGTCACCCGCGCCGAGAAGGAACTGCAGCAGATCACCGACCGCTACACCAGCCAGGTGGATGAGATGGTCAAGCACAAGGAAGCCGAGCTGCTCGAAGTCTGA